The genomic DNA aaaaaatattaacaacatGATAATTTAGTGAACAATATTTTTCTAGTAAAgagaaaatactaaaataaaatatcacttTACATTCCTAACACCATAACaaaccatattaattttttttctcaaaattatccCAAAGgggagaaaggaaaaaaatactcTTGTGTAATATAAAAGCAAGGGAAAAATATCCAACACCTcatatttagtatttaatttttgtagaGACTAGGTTCTAAATCAATTCAATAAGACCATATAAACGTCAAAAGATTTAACAAAACTACATACACAATCAAGTTAGCTTCATCCCAAACACATACATCGTTTTGTTTGTAAAGCTCTATACCGTAGGGGTCACACAACTCACAACTAGAGGAAAAGAAAACGAATCAATTCATTAACAGATAATAATTTCAGAATAAGTCAtaaaagcaagaacaaaaaGGTACCAAAATCTAAtgaggagtgagagagagagagggaagcaAACAAAAGAGTGGCAACGGCTATTTCGTAGTTACCAATCTTATTTTGCTGTCCAATGCACACAACTTGTTCTTACACCAAAAGTTGTGCTCTTTAAAACTtacattcattcattttttttctttttccaaatgtatatatatatatatatatatatcatagtttctCGTGTACTATGTTTCACACTATTATACTCAAAAACTAAACACTAAAGAATATTCaagtaattaaccaaaaaaaaaaactaattatgaCCCAAAGTTCTAGGCTTTTTCTTTGCCACAGTATCACTCTGACTGTGTAAGTCTCATTCAATCTACAAGACCCGTTAGATTTCATTTTTGACCATTTGAAATCTCAAGATCAAATCTGAACCGTTCGTTCCACCGTTACCTCtgtcttgtctctctctctctatctctttcgatataatcaacaaattttccaactttttttctctcttcatgTCCTTTTTCTCCTCAGAAAGCTTCAACCCTATTTTTCTCTCTATACATCATCCCACGCAATTTCCCTCATTCCTTTCTTTGTGGCTTCACAAAGTTAACATTTTTAGACTCAAAACCCATTCTTTTTGccccttcctctgtttcttgtctCTTTGGGTTATCTTAgattctccaaaaaaaaaagtctctctctctctctctctctctttccatggcttctcttctccatcttcttcttcttctgtctctttctcttttagttCTTTCTTCAGCTGCTCCTtccccttctccttctcctacTCCAGCTGACGAAGGTGAGTTCTTGTATCTGTTTCAATCCTGGTCCTTGAAGTTTCAGATTCAATCTTTTAGtcccaaatttggaagttttaatCTTTGCATGTGTTTTATGTTCTTCTAGCTTTAGAATCTGGCTGCTCTCTTAATGTAAAGTAATTTTTGTatgtattgtttggttttttatCTATGTGTTTGTATCATTGAGTGCTGTTTGAGAAAGTGGTAGGTTATGATATTAAATGGGCAGTATGTGTTTGGCAGCAGGTGGGCTTTGTTTTTAATGTCCCCCAGAAAATTATTAcaagacaaaataatttaatgccTACTGTGTTGACCAGACAGAACAGTTTTGTTCAGTAATGGTCTAGGAATCCATATCTTGTTGTATCTCTCTAATGGATTTGATGTATTGTATTCTCTGACATGGATaagatttaaaaattgttatgttGATGCTAAATggctttttttcttgttgaaatCAATTTTTGTAGGTGCTTATATTGGAGTGAACATAGGGACTGATCTTTCTGATATGCCACATCCAACACAAGTTGTTGCTCTTCTTAAAGCTCAACAGATTCGACATATCCGACTATATGACGCTGACCCCGGGATGCTCATTGCTCTAGCAAACACTAAGATCAAAGTTATCATCTCAGTTCCTAATGACCAGCTTCTTGGCATTGGCCAATCCAACTCAACAGCAGCTAATTGGGTTAAACGTAACGTCATTGCTCATTACCCTGCCACGACTATAACCGCCATTTCTGTTGGCTCAGAGGTTTTAACTAGTCTCTCTAACGCAGCACCTGTTCTTGTCAGTGCTATCAAGAACGTTCACGCTGCTTTGCTCTCTGCAAATCTTGACCGTCTGATCAAAGTTTCCACTCCTTTATCCACTTCATTGATCCTTGACCCTTTCCCTCCTTCGCAAGCCTTCTTTAACCGCTCTTTGAATCCGGTTATCGTCCCGTTACTAAGCTTCTTGCAGTCCACAAACTCGTACCTGATGATGAATGTGTATCCTTACTACGACTATATGCAGTCGAACGGCGTGATTCCTCTAGACTACGCGCTCTTCAAACCGATTCCTCCAAACAAAGAAGCTGTTGATGCCAACACACTTGTTCGTTACTCAAACGCCTTTGATGCAATGGTTGACGCGACCTACTTCGCTATGGCTTTCTTGAACTTCACAAACGTTCCGGTTTTGGTAACCGAGTCAGGCTGGCCTTCGAAAGGTGAGACCAATGAGCCTGATGCTACACTTGATAACGCCAACACTTACAACAGCAACCTCATAAGACATGTTCTCAACAAAACCGGAACACCTAAGCGTCCGGGGATCGCTGTGAGTACTTACATTTACGAGCTATACAACGAAGATACGAAACCAGGATCTTTATCAGAAAAGAATTGGGGTTTGTTTAATGCAAATGGTGAACCGGCTTACATACTTAGGTTGACTAACTCGGGGTCAGTTCTAGCTAACGATACAACGAACCAGACTTACTGTACTGCAAGAGAAGGTGCTGATCCAAATATGCTTCAAGCAGCTCTTGATTGGGCTTGTGGCCCTGGAAAGATAGATTGCTCACCTATTAAGCAAGGAGAGGCTTGTTATGAACCGGATAATGTGATAGCGCATGCTAACTACGCTTTTGATACTTATTATCATCAGACTGGGAATAATCCTGATGCTTGTGACTTCAATGGAGTTGCTAGCATCACTACCACTGATCCAAGTAAGTAACAACAAGCTTCATTTAATTAttacattacatttttttagagaCAATTACTAAGCAAAAACACTAACTCTTCTTGCTTGGTTGTTTCAAATGCAGGTCATGGTACATGTGTGTTTGCAGGAAGGTAAAACATCCTAATTCTTGAACTCTTGTGTCTTATCTTGGTTTCGATTACTCCATTAGTTATGGTTTAGTTTCGCTTCTGGTTGTAATTTTATCAGTTATAACTTATATTCTGAGAAATCTTGAAAGCAAGTTGATGGAAGTACATTCATATCCATGCCTCCATGGAAGTACCAAGTGTTTAAACTTGTTTTCGTGTCCACTTCAGATTAGCTTTTTGGTTTTTCGGATTTAAAAGAACGGTACCAATCTTTAATCATTGTTTTTCTATTGGATTGCAGTCGCGGTAACGATAGAAACGGGACGTCAGTGAACATAACAGCACCATCGGCAAATTCGACGACGAGCTCTGGAATACAGAACGAGTTGTATTATAGTCGGGGTATGTGGAGCATTTTCGCAGTGATAGTTTTGAACGTTGCTAATGTCTTGTGATTCGGAcataagattgttttttttttttggttccggAGAAGTGTTCTTTTAACTTTCTTAGGGTGGGATTGGAGTTAGAGTTGAGGCTGTTTGCGTTGGATTCGAATTTTTgtacacaacaaaaacacaagaaaacatttTAATGGTCTTAATTTTTTTACGTATTGTTCGTTAGATATAAGGCAAGTGTTGTTGGaacatgttaaaaagaaaacaaaatgacaaattcggaggaaaacaaattatgtagagCCTAATTCAGCTCAAGTACAATTTAGCAATTGGAATTAACTAAAGTAAGAGCTTTTTTCATTTACAAACTAAATCTCTTTTACTTCAATAACCAAAGGGAGGGAACTGTAAAAGTGAagcaagaaaagagaagaacaaaagcaaaGCATCCTAatcgaaaccaaaccaaaccagacTTTTTAGCACATCTGAGGTATTAGTAGGAGACAAgaacaaaagaacacaaaagtACATAGACAAATGTGAAGTCTTGCTTTGCTTAATTGATGTTCATAGCTTCAGCATGGTAGCTTTCGAGATCTTTGTCAAGGTCCGCAGCCGACTTCTCCACCTGCTTCTTTCCGCCTCGGCCGCTTTTATTCCCTCTGCCACCACCGGCACCTCTGCCTCTACCACGAAGCCCACCTCGACCACCTCcctgttggttttgttgttggcTGCCACAAATAAACAATATGAATAAGATGACAAAACCAATGCATGATCCGCCACAATGCAAGCTCATTTTAACACTTACGTTGCAGGGCGTCTCATAGAAGGACCTgaacctcttcctcttcctacTCTCCCACCTCTAACTCCTTGTCTGCAAGAACCAGTGATATATTCACTTCAGCACAAACTCATTACTATTCTCTTGTAAATAAAAGAGACCAATAGATGGCAACATACCCAATGAAGACACTCCTCTTCATCCTTCCATTCAATCCAGTTACATTAACCCGAGCAGCAACAGGAGCAGCCTCAGTACTTCCACCCAGAATCTCCAGTCTCATGGGCCTTCCATCCAAGAGTACATTGTTGTATTTCTTCATAGCTAGCATTGCATCACTTCTTCTCATATATACAACTTCAGCCGAGCCCTGTATGGCACAGAACATCATATGTCAAATATCACAGCAGTGCagtaaagaacaaataaaaccagagcaaaaagaaaacagaacttACATTTGGACGCCCATTCCTGTCAAAGTGAACTGCATATCTTTTCAGCTCTCCAATCTCAGCATAGAGTTCCTAGATTGCATAGGAAGTACAAACTAATTTAAGGAATCTCCTCagaaccaaaaacaacaaaagcacTGGAACATGGATGTCAGGCTATACCCTTATATCTTCATTCGTCACTCCCTGATCAAGGTTGGTAATATAAACTGTGGTTCCAACTTCCACTACTGGTACCCCAACAGCTCTCAGGCTTTCTTCATACAAATCATTCTGATTCTGCCATGGCAAGTTCCTCTTCCTGCGGGCAAGCTAATCCAGTAGAACAGATAAAGTCAGCTAAAAGGGTCTGTAGAATCTTGAAGCCACATTAATCAACAAATTGCttgaaagaggagaaaacaccCATTTGGCTGAAAGTACTAAAGCAGTGAAAGCAAAGATCTCCAGGAAGTAGTAGTCAAGAACCATCGAAATGAAACGTAGGGAAACATGCAAATTTTGTCTAACTTCATATGAATCACAATGGTGTTATCAGTCAGTCTCTGAAGCCAAAAAACGAAGTCCTTGGaccaatgaaaacaaaaactgagaCAGCCATCACTCCGAAGAAATTCCAGATGAACCATCGTGAACTTCATGCATAGTGCAAAATCTCCCCCACTTAAAAGGGATAAGCCATCATAGATCATATTTACTGTTAAGTGAAATTTTCTGAATTTCCCCCCTAAAACCACACATATTGCAAGCTTTTTCCCCTGTGTTGCACACCAGATAACCCTATGTGGACAACTTAGCTTAGTGGAGGAGCTCCTCCTTAAAACTATATCAACCAAAAACTTCTCCACATCTATGCATATGCCGGTCGAGAAGTCCCCAGaattttaaccaataaaaaccaCTAATTGCAGGAACAATTCTTTTCTAAGAGAAACTGTCCCCCATAAACTAGAAGACGCTAAGAGATTCTTGTAATCATCAGAAGTAAGGGTATATGCATCATTTTAGAGACCATCCATCTTAAAGTTTATATAGCATGCTTCGGTATTTGGTGGCACACAGAAACTCAGATTTCCAATCAAGATTTTCGAGCTTGCCTTGTTTATGGACGGCCGAGAATTAACAGCAAGAGGACCTCTACGAACAGGTCCAGCTCCTCTTCCACCACCTCCTACAGGTCCACCACGTCCACGTCCACGTTGGGAAATCCCTTTTCCTCCAGACTTTGCAGACTTTGCAGCTGCAGACCTTGTACTCTTACTCCTCTTGACAATTTCATCAAGCGTCATGTTCAATGCGTCTGACGACATCTTCACTCCGAATTTAAATTCAAAGGTCTATTTCGAAACCTGTACACAAATCAAGGATCTCGATGAGATTCTTATAAGATccataaaagcaaatcaaataattaCACGATTACATACGgaaaaaagaaacttaaatcTAGGAAGATGAGATCATCGGATTCGTATTCACTGCTCGAAATCAAAACATACGAAGCAACAGATTCATAAAACCTAGAACACGATTGTTCATTGACATGGATCAAAGCCCTAGATCTAGATTCGTAATCGGAAAAATCAATCAGCTAAAATCAGATGAATCAAGAATCGAAACGTTACCAGATTAGGAGAAGAAGACAGATCGTGAGATCGAAGCTTTCTGG from Camelina sativa cultivar DH55 chromosome 7, Cs, whole genome shotgun sequence includes the following:
- the LOC104701221 gene encoding glucan endo-1,3-beta-glucosidase 2-like produces the protein MASLLHLLLLLSLSLLVLSSAAPSPSPSPTPADEGAYIGVNIGTDLSDMPHPTQVVALLKAQQIRHIRLYDADPGMLIALANTKIKVIISVPNDQLLGIGQSNSTAANWVKRNVIAHYPATTITAISVGSEVLTSLSNAAPVLVSAIKNVHAALLSANLDRLIKVSTPLSTSLILDPFPPSQAFFNRSLNPVIVPLLSFLQSTNSYLMMNVYPYYDYMQSNGVIPLDYALFKPIPPNKEAVDANTLVRYSNAFDAMVDATYFAMAFLNFTNVPVLVTESGWPSKGETNEPDATLDNANTYNSNLIRHVLNKTGTPKRPGIAVSTYIYELYNEDTKPGSLSEKNWGLFNANGEPAYILRLTNSGSVLANDTTNQTYCTAREGADPNMLQAALDWACGPGKIDCSPIKQGEACYEPDNVIAHANYAFDTYYHQTGNNPDACDFNGVASITTTDPSHGTCVFAGSRGNDRNGTSVNITAPSANSTTSSGIQNELYYSRGMWSIFAVIVLNVANVL
- the LOC104701222 gene encoding THO complex subunit 4C-like, which gives rise to MSSDALNMTLDEIVKRSKSTRSAAAKSAKSGGKGISQRGRGRGGPVGGGGRGAGPVRRGPLAVNSRPSINKLARRKRNLPWQNQNDLYEESLRAVGVPVVEVGTTVYITNLDQGVTNEDIRELYAEIGELKRYAVHFDRNGRPNGSAEVVYMRRSDAMLAMKKYNNVLLDGRPMRLEILGGSTEAAPVAARVNVTGLNGRMKRSVFIGQGVRGGRVGRGRGSGPSMRRPATQQQNQQGGGRGGLRGRGRGAGGGRGNKSGRGGKKQVEKSAADLDKDLESYHAEAMNIN